TGAAACGAAAAGTCCCTGAAAACGACCTCATCACCATAACGGAATGAGATCTTTTTTCCTTCAATCAACGGGGTTTGGCTCATAGATCAGGTTGCTCTGTTGAGTTGGGAATATGTTAATATTGATATGGATTTTTTAGTCGTTGAACTCAGGAACAAATCGATGATTGGTTGCCTGTTCAAATGCATAGGCAATTTCCAGCAGTACGGGTTCACTCCAGGCTCGTCCGAAGAAAGAGACACCCACGGGCAGACCGTCCAGTTGCCCCATCGGCAGGGTGACAATCGGATATCCGGCCCGGGCAGATGGAGAGCTGGATGAGAGAGCAAAATTATCGCCAAGGGTCAAATCCGTTTTCCATGCCGGTGAACCGGTAGGGGAGACAAAGGCATCCAGGTTTTCTTCATCCATCACCTTGTCAATCCCTTCATCGCGACTGTGCAGGAGCATATTTTCAAGTGCTTCCCGGTACTCTTCCGAATCGAGATCTCCTTTCTCAGCAGCCATAAAAATTAAATTTCGATCAAACCGTTCTGTCTCCTCCGGATTTTCACGAGTAAGTTCGGCAAGCTCCTCAATACTGGAAACTGGTGCATTCTCGCCCAGCGATTCGAAGTATTTGTTCAGCCCGTCTTTAAACTCATAGAGAAGTACCTGAAAGGCATCACCACCAACATTCGTTTCAGAAATTTGGTCTATTTCAATCACTTCCGCTCCTAGCTCTTCAAGTTTACGAACGGTTTGGTTCATCAAGGTATCTACCCGGAAATGACTTCCCATCGGTTGTGTAAAAAATCCAATTCTTTTTCCTTCAAGACCGTTTTCATTTAGGAACTGTGTATAATCTTCATGAATGTGCTCTTCACTATCGGCTGTTTTGTCATCATTGGGATCAACCCCGGTGGCATAACTTAACAAAATGGCTGCATCCCGAACGGTTCGCACCATAGGTCCGGCACTGTCGGTTGTATGGGAAATCGGGATGATGCCGGATCGGCTCCACAAACCAATCGTAGGCTTAAGCCCGACAATTCCGTTGGCGTTTGATGGACATACAATGGATCCGTTGGTTTCGGTACCGATCGTTAATGTGGCGAGATTCGCAGATGCTGCCACCCCTGAGCCGGCGCTTGAACCGCACGGGTTTCGGGTAATATCGTAAGGGTTATTGACCTGGCCGCCCAATCCACTCCATCCGCTTGAGGACATGTTACTGTGGAAGTTTGCCCACTCACTCAGGTTTGCTTTTGCAATGATGATGGCTCCGGCATCTTTAAGCTTTTTCACTATGAATGCATCCTCAGGCGGGACTGAGCCTTCCATAAATCGTGAGCCGGCTGTCGTCTGCATATCTGCAGTGTTGATGTTGTCTTTCAAAATGATGGGTACCCCGTGCAGCGGACCGCGTACATTACCGTCGCGACGTTCACGATCCAGTGAATCGGCGATTTCCAGCGCATTGGGATTAATGGTGAGGATCGCGTTCAATCCGGGGCCATTTTTATCAATCTCCTCAATCCTGTCGAGGTAAGCACGAACAACCTGAGATGCGTTCAAATTTCCATTGTCATATCGTTCTTGCAGTTGGTCAACCGTAATCTCTTCCAGGTCGAGTAGTTCATAAAGGGATTCATCCCCGGATTGTGAACAGGCAGATATAAAAAGGAGGGCGAGTACCGAATAAATGAGCAGTTTTGTATTCATACAATTTTTTTCTGTTAAAGTATGGTAGGAATAAAGTGATAATCGGGCTTTGTAGCAACATTTGATAAGGAGAGATGCATAAAAAACCTAATCATTCATGTTGAGTGCCGGGTTCTTCATACTGATTAAATCACGGTTTTCAGGTTTTTTTATTTGGTCATCAGAGTGAAAGTGTGGCTTATTTTAATAACGGATTTAAATTTATCGTAAATATTCGCATTATTCATTCAGTTCATACTGTCATTCTGAGCGGCAGCGAAGAATCTTCTTTTTTGGACGACTTAGCCCAGAGATCCTTCACTCTGTTCAGGATGACAATCTTGTCATTCTGAGTGGCAGCGAAGAATCTTTCTGTTTGGACTACCTAGCCGGGAGATCCTTCACTACGTTAAGGATGACAACATTGACAGTATGACTACTAACCGACAAAAACAATTCATCAGAATAAACAATCCGATTTGGGAAAACAGGTAACCTTAAAAAACATTGCCGACGCTTTGGGAGTCTCTACAATGACCGTCTCCCGGGCATTGAATGATCGATCCAATGTCGATAAAAAGACAAAAGAGAAGATTATTCAAAAAGCGAAAAGTATGGGTTACACTCCAAATCGGGTAGCGAAAAGCCTGGTTTCCAGAAAGACACAGACGATTGGAGTAGTAATTCCTGAAATTACACACGCTTTTTTTCCTGAAGTGGTCCGGGGAATTGAAGAGGTGACCTACCGCTCGGATTATCAGCTGATCTTGACAAACGCCAATGAACAGTTTGAACGGGAACAGCACGCCGTAAATACCCTGCGCTCACAGCAGGTAGACGGTATTTTGATCTCATCATCACAAACAGTGGAGGACTACGCTTTTTACAAGGAGATCGTAAACTCGAAGACTCATCTGGTCTTTTTTGACCGCTGTATTCAGGGAATAGGGGCCAGTTGTGTACATGTGAACGATAGGGAGAGTTCGGAACTGATTACCCGTCATTTGATCGAAGTACATCAGTATGAAAAGATTGCCCACTTAAGCGGCCCCAGGGAAGTAACCATTGGACGTGAACGGTATATGGGATATCAAGAGGCGCTTGAAAAAAGTAATCTGACCGAGAATAGAGATTGGATTGTTGAAGCGGGTTTTAAAGAGGAGGGAGGATATCAGGCAATGAAAAAAATCCTGGAGCTTCCCCAATCGGATCAACCCAGGGCGATTGTTTGTGTGAATGATCCCGTTGCCTTTGGTGCTATGGAAGCGATTAAGGAGGCCGGACGAAAGATACCTGACGATTTTGCGATCACCGGATTTTCGGACGAGATTCGAGCACCTCTTGTGGAGGTTCCGCTGACAACCGTTCACCAGCCGGCATACGAAGTTGGGCGTCGGGCAGCAGAAAAACTTTTGAAATTGATCGACGGTGAGAGCGAGCAGCCTGAGGATATCGAAATTACTGCTACGATTCAGATTCGAAAATCGTGCGGTTGCTAAGGCAATCATTAAAAAGTAGCTGAAGCCTATTGCAATATTTTGAATTTGTTCTATCTTGATAGTGAAATGTTATCGTTAACATTTGATCGTTAGGTTCCGGTTGGGTGCGCTTTAAACCATTGTAAAATGAGCTACTTAAAAACGATTTTTCTACTTCTCTTACTATTTACATCCTGTTCATCCGATTCTTCCATCGGGCCGCGTGTAAATCAGGATGATGACCTGCCGGATGATTCAGATCCGGTTTACTATTCAGCCGATGAATTTGTAATGGGCGCCGATCTCTCGTACGTGAATCAAATTCTGGATCATGGCGGAATCTACTCTGTAGATGGTGAGATTCAGAATCCCTATAAAATTTTTGCTGATCATGGAACCAATACGGTTCGCCTTCGTCTGTGGCACAATCCGGAGTGGATTCAAACCGAAGTTTACGAAGATCCGGCCAAGCCGCTTTACAGCGGATTTGAAGATGTGAAACGAAGTATGGAGGAAGCGAAAGCACAGGGGATGGCGGTCAATCTCGATTTTCACTACTCCGATATCTGGGCTGATCCGTCGCATCAGGATATTCCGGCTGCCTGGCTGGAGATTACGGAATTGGAGGTGCTGAAAGATTCCGTTTACAACTATACGTACGAAACTCTTTCAAAACTGGACGCTGATGGAATAATGCCGGAATTTGTGCAGGTGGGGAATGAAACTAACTGCGGGATGATGTATACCAACGCTCCTGTTGATTTTCCTCCTTTGAACGGCTGTGATGGTCATTGGGAGAATCTGGGTGAGGTGATCAACAGCGGAATAGAGGCGGTTCGGGATGCAGGGGTAAATTCAGATATCCAACCAAAAATTATTCTCCATATTGCTCAGCCTGAAAATACCGAATGGTGGTTTGAAAATATCATGAGCGAAGGGGGCGTCAGTGATTTTGACATCATCGGAATTTCATACTACAGCCACTTTTCAGATACACCGCTGAGTGAACTCGATGAATATATATCAACATTTCGAGAGAAATTTGATCGCGAGGTGATGGTTGTGGAAACGGCCTATTCCTGGACAACCGAAAACGCAGATCAGTACAACAATATCTTTGGCGAAAGTGCCATCGAATCCAACTATCCCGCTACGAAAGAGGGGCAGCTTCAATATCTGATCGATTTGACACAAGCTGTAATGGATGGCGGCGGAAGCGGCGTGATGGTTTGGGAGCCGGCCTGGATCACATCCGACATGAAAGACCTTTGGGGAACCGGATCGTCCTGGGAAAACAACGCTTTCTTTGACTACGATGGAGATCTCCATCAGGGCATCAATTTTATGACAACCGACTACGAACTGTAACCAGATAATTTATGCGATACTTCACCTTATTTTTTACTCTCCTGCTACTTTTTGCCGGATGCAGTGCAGAAACGGAGCCTTCAGAATTTGACGACCCAACGACTCTAAATTTTAACAAAGGGTGGGAGTTTGTAAAAGATATAGATCCGAATGTGTCGGACGAATACTTTGATCGAAACAGCTCAATTGAATGGGAAATGGTATCTCTTCCGCATACCGCAAATATTGAACCCCTGGTGATTTCTGATCAGCAGTGGCAGGGTGACGTGTTCTATCGCAAGTTTTTTGAGATCGATCGGGATCAAGCCGGCAAACAGTTTGCACTTCGATTTCATGGGGCGATGCATGAAGCCGATGTATGGCTGAATGGGGAGATGATCCAAAAACATAAGGGTGGTTATCTTCCATTTGTGGTAGACATTACTGATCAGGTGGAAGTTGATCGTGAAAATGTATTGCTGGTAAAACTGAATAATGAGAACAACCCAACCATTCCGCCCGGTAAACCCATAGAAACGCTCGACTTTAACTGGTTCAGCGGACTCTACCGGAATGTGGATCTGCTGGTGAATGAGAAGCTGCAGATCTCCGATCCGATTGCAGCCGATCGAGTTTCAGCCGGTGGTGTTCTCGTCAACTACACGGATGTTACTGATGAATCCGCAACCATTAACATTCAAACCGATATCGAAAATTTTGATTCAACTTCCCGAAATGCGGTACTAAAAACGGTTTTGAGAGATCATTCGGGTATGAAGATTGCAGAACGATCAACGGATGAACAACCGATTTCTGCGGGTGATCATCATCTGTTTCAACACGAGATCGAGGTGGAAGAACCAAATTTATGGTCACCCGACTCCCCTTATCTCTACGAGTTGACGATAGAGCTGCATGAAAACGGTGAAGCAATCGATTTCTGGCAAAAGCGAATCGGTATCAGAACGATGTCCTTTACCGAAGATCATCAGTTTGTGTTGAATGGAAAGCCGCTTCAGCTGCGCGGGACGAATCGTCATCAATCCTATCCTTACATCGGGTATGCGCTTTCGGAAAATGCTCAATTCCGGGATGCGTATAAAATCAAAGAGGCCGGGTTCAATTTTATCAGGATTGCTCACTATCCGCCGGACCCGGCTTTTTTGGAAGCTGCGGATGAACTTGGGCTTCTGTTCATGAACGCGATTCCCGGCTGGCAGTTTTTCGGGGATGAGGAGTTCCAGGAGCTCGCTCTTCGTGATGTGAGGGAGATGATTCGCCGCGACCGCAATCACCCGAGCATCGTGATCTGGGAAGCTTCGCTGAATGAGTCTGATATGCCGGAAAGTTTTATGGAGCGTGCTCACGATATTGTGCACGAAGAGCTGCCGTTTGAGGGTATCTACAGCAGCGGATGGATCGATCACGCCTACGATATTTTTATTCCGGCGCGGCAGCACGCCTCACCACCGGAGTATTGGGCGAGTTATCCGCAGGAGAAACCACTTTTTATCGCGGAGTATGGCGACTGGGAATACTATGCTCACAATGCCGGGTTCAATCAGGACGCATATGAAGATCTGCAGGAAGAGGAGCGTAACTCTCGTCAGTTGCGGGGCGACGGACAGGTGCGGATGGCTCAACAGGCTCTCAACTTTCAGGAAGCGCACAACAGCAACCTTCAGGGTTGGGCGTTTGGTGATGCCAATTGGGTGATGTACGACTACAACCGCGGATACGATGTGAATCTGGAAGCGTCCGGAATTCGGGATATTTTCAGGCTGCCCAAGTTCACAAACTACTTTTATCAGAGTCAGGGCGGGCCAAATCCGGATCCCAATGCGGAGTTCAATCGCCCGATGATTTACATCGCCAATTTCTGGTCCGATCCCGATTTTAAAACAGTCAAAATATACAGCAATACAGAAGAGGTGGAACTGTTTTTGAATGGCAAATCTCTCGGACGAAAAAATCCGGACATCGATCGGGTTTCTACACATCTGAATCATCCGCCATTTACTTTTGATATTGAGGAGTTCGAGCCGGGCATCTTACGGGCAGTGGGTTACATCAATGGTGAAGTTGTTACCGAAGCGGAGCGAACCACGCCGGGAGAGGCGGCCGCCATAGAATTGGAGTACGATCGAAGCGGCAGAGAACTGGAAGCCGGTCAGAATGATGTCGTGTTTGTGTACGCTTCCATTGTGGATGAAAATGGCACAACTATTCCCAACGCAGAACCGGACGTACAATTTGAGGTGGAGGGAGACGGTGAGTTGATCGGTTACAACCCTATTGAAGCTGAAGCCGGTATTGCAACCGTACTTCTGAAAGTAGGGGAGAGCGATGGGGAGATTACGCTTCGAGCCTTTTCAGACGGGTTGAGATCAGATGAGTATCAAGTCATTGTTAATTAGAATAATTTGGAGGAGTGATGAATGTAATGATTTTAAGAAATAGTCTACTATCAATAATCATATTCTTGCTGATCGGAAAAGTTGGATTATCCCAGGAAACGCCGGAGATCAAACAGCAAGTGGATATCACCTATGCCATTGGAGCGGATCTCTCGTTTTTGAAGCAGGCCGAGGAACAGGGTGTAGAGTTTATGGATGATGGAGTGGTAAAACAGGGACTGGAGATCTTTTCCGATCACGGCTACAACTGGATTCGTCTGCGCCTTTTCCATACGCCGGATGAACTTCCAAACGATCTTGACTACACCATCGAGCTGGCTCAGGAAGCGAAAGAGTACGGATTCAAATTTCTTCTCGACTACCACTATGCCGATAGCTGGGCCGATCCCGGTAAACAGCCCATTCCCGCAGCATGGGAGGGACTTTCTGTGGATGTTTTAGCCGACTCCGTCTATGAGTACACCAAAAATACCATCACCGCCTTTCGGGAAGCCGGAGTGATGCCGGAGATGGTTCAGATCGGAAATGAAACCCGAAACGGAATGCTGTGGCCAACCGGTAAGCTTCCTGAAAACTGGGACAATTATGCGAAACTGACCAAAGCCGGAATTGATGGGGTGGATGCCGGACGAGCACAGGAGGCGCGACCGATCATCATGATTCACTACGATCAAGGTGCCGATAAAGTTGGTGCCCGTGAATTCTACGAAACGTTTGAGTCGTACAACATTCCTTACGACATGATCGGTCTGTCGTATTACCCATGGTGGCATGGGAATTTGCTCGAATTCAGGGCTAATCTGCTCTCTCTTGACCGCCACTTTGACAAGGATATCATGCTGGTGGAAACCGCCTATAACTGGAGACCCAGCGAATACGAAAATGCTCGTCCGCCTTATCCTGAAACACCGGAAGGTCAGGTGGAATTTCTGGAGTCTGTAAATGAAACGATGCTCAGTATCAACAGTGAGAAGATCAAAGGGATTATGTGGTGGGAGCCGGCCGTAATGGGCGGATTGCGTTCCCGCGGATTTTTTGATGATGACGGCAATGCGCTGCCGGTAATCAACGTGTTTGATAAATACCGGCTGGGAAGATTGGATAACGAAGGGATGCCCGACTAAACTGAGATGTCAAATTCATGAATGATGACCTGTCCATAGAAAAAGAAGTTGAATCGGTTCCGCTAAACCGTGAAATGGTGCTGGTGAATAGCCGACTTATTGTGACTGTACTTCCTGAGATGGGAGGTAAGATCTCCGGAATTGTACGAAGAAAGTCCGGTACGCAATTTCTTCATCAGACAGATGAGAACTACCAAAATGTTGAACTCCCTGCGTATGGGCAGGAATTTCAGCCACCCTATGCTGCCGGTTTTGACGACTGTTTCCCGACTGTTTCATCGTGTTCGATTTTGCTAAATGGAGAGACTATCGATCTGCCGGATCACGGCGAGCTTTGGACGTCTCAGTGGGAGGTGGAACAGTTAGGCCCCGGAGTAAAGCTGACCACTTATGGAAAAAAGCAGAACTACCGCTTTACAAAGTGGATCCATCTGGATGGCGAAACACTTACGATACGCTACCGGGTGGAGAATTTCAGCAACTCCACCATACCCTTTATCTGGTCATCCCACCCGCTGTTGAATGTAGATCCTGAAGATGAACTGATATTACCACCCGAGATCAATGAAGTTTTGGTGGATGGAATGACTGAAAAGGAGATTGGAAAGTTTGGAGATCGATTGTCGTGGCAGGGGTTGAAATCTGAAATACTTCCGTATGATCTGTCCATAGTTCAACCAAAAGAAGCCGGGTTTGCGGGTAAATTTTTTTCAAACAGACTTCAAAACGGACTGGCGGGTATCTATCGGAAGCAGACAGATGAGTCACTGCTTTTCCGGTTTGATACAGCTGAAATCCCCTACCTGGGAATCTGGCTCTGTTACGGTGGATGGCCGGAAGATTTAGATGAAAAAGATCTGACAGTTGCCCTGGAACCGTGTATCGGTCGGCCGGATAGTTTGAAGAAGGCAATGGAGTGGGGCGAAAATCAGGACATTGAGCCATCAAAACAGCGAGAGTGGTCGCTGGAAATATCCATCGAAGACGGAAAATTAAATTTAAAACCAACAAATTGAGCATATGGAATTTTCTCTAATAGATACGATTGTTTTTGTGGCATATGCACTGGCCATTGTGGGATTGGGGTTATGGGTATCCCGCGAAAAAGAGGGGCATCAGAAAAATGCTGAAGATTACTTCCTGGCCAGTAAGGCGCTGCCGTGGTGGGCGATTGGGGCATCGCTGATCGCAGCCAACATTTCGGCGGAGCAGATTATCGGGATGTCCGGTTCAGGTTTTGCGGTGGGACTTGCCATTGCATCCTACGAGTGGATGGCAGCTGTAACATTGATCATTGTAGGTAAATACTTTTTACCGATTTTTATTGAAAAAGAGCTGTTTACAATTCCGGAATTTATTGAGTACCGCTTCAATACCACACTGAAAACAATCCTTGCCGTTTTCTGGATTGCTCTCTTTGTTTTTGTAAACCTGACGACGGTGATGTACCTCGGAGCCCGCGCACTGGACACAATTATGGGAACCGGTGACGGTAGCCTGTTGATCTATGCATTAATCGGATTGGCATTTATTGCGGCGGCGTATTCACTTTATGGCGGACTTTCCGCTGTGGCGTGGACCGATGTGCTACAGGTTGCCCTGTTGATTGTTGGCGGTACGGTTACTACTGTAGTGGCACTGAACCATGTGACTCCGGATGGAGGAATTTTAAATGGGATGGCTCACCTTTATGATGTTGCAGGGGATAAGTTTAATATGATTCTGGACAAGTCGAATCCCGAATATAATAATCTGCCGGGAATCGGAGTTCTGATTGGCGGATTATGGGTGGCCAATCTCTACTATTGGGGGTTCAATCAGTATATCATTCAGCGAACACTGGCGGCCAAATCTCTTGAGGAATCACAAAAAGGAATTATATTTGCCGGCTTCTTAAAGCTGATCATTCCACTCATCGTTGTCATTCCCGGAATAATCGTTTACGTGCTTTACGTACAACCTGAAGGAACAACCATTATACCAGGAGTGGTGGATGTATTCACAAACCCCGACGGCAGTATTGTGTACGATAATGCATATCCATGGCTCATTAAAGTATTTCTTGCTCCGGGTTTTAAAGGATTGGTTGTGGCTGCACTTGCTGCGGCAATTGTATCTTCACTGGCATCCATGCTCAACTCAGTTGCTACGATTTTTACCATGGATATCTACCGGCCATACTTCAACCCGAATGCTACCGATAAGCAGACTGTGAACACGGGACGAATTACGGCTGCAGTTGCATTGGTAATCGCAGTATTGATGGCCCCGCAACTGGCAAATGTACCACAGGTTTTCCAGTACATTCAGGAGTATACCGGCCTGGTAAGCCCGGGAATTTTGGCGGTCTTTATCATGGGGCTTTTTTGGAAAAAAACAACGACTCAGGGAGCCATTTACGGAGTGTTGGCATCCATCGTGATTGCCCTGTTGCTCAAAGCTCCGGCGCTCAATCTTCCGTTTCTGGATCAGATGTTCTACACGCTCATCATCACCATTGTGATTATTGCCGGTGTGAGCCTGACGACCAATCCGTATGATGAAGATCCGAAAGCAATTCATACAACAGCGGATATGTTCAAAACGAGTCCGGCTTTCAATATCGGGGCATATATCATCCTGATTATTGTATCTGTGCTGTACGCTGCCTTTTGGTAAAAATTGAAGGTTTAGGAAGATTATGGAAGAGTTCATCAAAAAAATTAAGCGAGAATTTAAAACCCGTTTTCAGTCTGATTTTGTAGTGATCAAAGCTCCCGGACGTGTTAATCTGATCGGTGAGCATACCGATTACAATGACGGTTTTGTACTGCCGGCCGCTATTGATAAAGCGATCTGGCTGGTCATGAATTTGAATGATACAGGACGAATTCGACTCTTTTCAGTAGATATGAATGAGGAGTATAGCGTTGAGCTATCACCCAATCTCGAAAAATCAGGTATGGGCTGGCCCGATTACATTCTGGGCGTTGTGGATCAGCTGAGAAAACATGGAATGAACAGCGTTGGGTTCGACTGTGTGTTTGGTGGCAATGTGCCGATCGGCGCAGGACTTTCGTCCTCGGCTGCTCTCGAAGGCGGGGTACTGTATGGACTTGCTGAATTGAACGGATGGGAAATATCCCTTATGGAAATGGCTCAAATTGCCCAAAAAGCTGAAAACGAGTTTGTCGGGGTTCAGTGCGGGATTATGGATCAGTTTGCCAGCCTGAATGGAAAAGAGGCTCATGCACTGAAGCTGGACTGCAGAACCCTGGAGTTTGAAAAAGTACCCTTCCGCGACCCGAAGCTTAAAATTGTGCTGTGCGATACAGGAGTGAGAAGAGAGCTGGCCGGGTCGGAATATAATATCCGTCGTGCACAGTGCGAGCGGGGAGTATCGATTATTCAGAAATCGTACCCGCAGGTGAGAAAACTAAGGGATGTGACAATGGATATGCTTTATGAAAATCGGAGTGAGATGGATGAAGTCGTTTTCAGGAGATGTAAATTTGTTATCGAAGAAAATCAAAGGGTGCTCGATTCTTGTGATGATCTTGAAAGGGACGACATTCAGGCGTTCGGCCAAAGGATGTTCAAATCACATGACGGATTGCAGCACGACTATGAGGTGAGCTGCAAAGAGTTGGATATCCTGGTTGATATCGCCAAAGATGTGGACGGGACAATCGGCTCCAGGATGATGGGCGGTGGATTTGGAGGCTGCACCATTAACCTGGTTCGAACGGATTCTGTGGAATTGTTTGCAGACATTGTAAAAGAAAAATACCGCCAGCAAACCGGTAAAGTGGCTTCAGTTTATGTAACAACCATTTCAGAAGGAACACACCTGTTGAAACATGATGTACATACACCAAATGGCTTATAGAATTTATGAATTTGAAACTAGGCAGTAGATTTTCCTGAACAATTCCCTCCTTATGTAAGGAGGGGAAATAGGGGTGGTTGAGAGTAGTACTTGATTGATTTTTTTGTGCCAAATTATGTATAAATCGATCAACTATCCCATAATATGATCATCAATTCAAAAAATTAGAGAACCATGGCTTTAGATCTTTCAAACCATCCGCACAGAAGATACAATCCGCTGACCGGTGAATGGGTTCAGGTTTCGCCGCACCGGACCCAACGTCCCTGGCAGGGAAAGCAGGAGCGTATCCCGGGAGAAGAGAAGCCGGAGTACGATCCGAAATGCTATCTCTGTCCCGGAAACTCAAGGGCTGGTGATGCTAAGAATGAGGAGTACGAATCAACGTTTGTATTTGATAACGATTTCAGTGCCCTGCTCCCTGACACCCCGAATGAAGAGTTTAACAAAAATGACCTGTTGATTGCCAAAGGGGAGAAGGGAATTTGCCGCGTGATATGCTTCACACCACGTCACGACCTGACGCTACCGGAAATGGAGCATTCTCAAATTCGAAATGTGGTGGATGTTTGGGTTAAGGAATATGAAGAG
This is a stretch of genomic DNA from Rhodohalobacter barkolensis. It encodes these proteins:
- the galK gene encoding galactokinase, with the protein product MEEFIKKIKREFKTRFQSDFVVIKAPGRVNLIGEHTDYNDGFVLPAAIDKAIWLVMNLNDTGRIRLFSVDMNEEYSVELSPNLEKSGMGWPDYILGVVDQLRKHGMNSVGFDCVFGGNVPIGAGLSSSAALEGGVLYGLAELNGWEISLMEMAQIAQKAENEFVGVQCGIMDQFASLNGKEAHALKLDCRTLEFEKVPFRDPKLKIVLCDTGVRRELAGSEYNIRRAQCERGVSIIQKSYPQVRKLRDVTMDMLYENRSEMDEVVFRRCKFVIEENQRVLDSCDDLERDDIQAFGQRMFKSHDGLQHDYEVSCKELDILVDIAKDVDGTIGSRMMGGGFGGCTINLVRTDSVELFADIVKEKYRQQTGKVASVYVTTISEGTHLLKHDVHTPNGL